The following are encoded in a window of Panicum virgatum strain AP13 chromosome 5N, P.virgatum_v5, whole genome shotgun sequence genomic DNA:
- the LOC120673740 gene encoding uncharacterized protein LOC120673740 isoform X2, with the protein MDVDKQETMEETILVGDDLMRGPPSPVIPKEIASHVLEGVELCDGILRNLFLCLQINDIEPFCQDEIVLYQQCAEKRDKEIREQMQDSEYKLGFSMPLEQAMVRATQLQSEVTLLERRMILASGLEGMEGFRQRWSLHGQLEDTRKRLEALNHGIGKRENQSSMREATKSAPAGRRWFFW; encoded by the exons ATGGATG TCGATAAGCAAGAAACAATGGAGGAGACCATCCTTGTTGGTGATGATCTCATGCGAGGGCCACCATCACCTGTCATACCGAAAGAGATTGCATCACATGTCCTTGAAGGTGTTGAGCTTTGTGATGGTATACTAAGGAATCTTTTCTTAT GCCTACAAATAAATGATATTGAGCCATTCTGCCAAGATGAAATTGTGCTATACCAACAATGTGCTGAGAAAAGG GACAAGGAAATAAGAGAACAGATGCAAGATAGTGAATATAAACTGGGTTTTTCAATGCCTCTGGAACAAGCAATGGTGAGAGCTACCCAACTCCAATCAGAAGTCACACTGCTAGAAAG GCGCATGATTCTTGCAAGTGGACTTGAGGGTATGGAAGGATTTCGGCAGAGATGGAGCTTGCACGGACAGCTTGAAGATACAAG AAAAAGACTTGAGGCACTGAACCATGGCATTGGGAAAAGAGAGAACCAAAGTTCTATGCGGGAAGCGACAAAATCAGCTCCAGCTGGGAGGAGGTGGTTCTTTTGGTAG
- the LOC120673740 gene encoding uncharacterized protein LOC120673740 isoform X4 — MLGELVCRTLVLTWPSAMLDLVDKQETMEETILVGDDLMRGPPSPVIPKEIASHVLEGVELCDGILRNLFLCLQINDIEPFCQDEIVLYQQCAEKRDKEIREQMQDSEYKLGFSMPLEQAMVRATQLQSEVTLLERLNCYPTSLSLVADANRIIKNTNIQGA; from the exons ATGCTCGGCGAGCTAGTGTGTCGAACCCTTGTGCTAACATGGCCATCGGCCATGTTAGATTTGG TCGATAAGCAAGAAACAATGGAGGAGACCATCCTTGTTGGTGATGATCTCATGCGAGGGCCACCATCACCTGTCATACCGAAAGAGATTGCATCACATGTCCTTGAAGGTGTTGAGCTTTGTGATGGTATACTAAGGAATCTTTTCTTAT GCCTACAAATAAATGATATTGAGCCATTCTGCCAAGATGAAATTGTGCTATACCAACAATGTGCTGAGAAAAGG GACAAGGAAATAAGAGAACAGATGCAAGATAGTGAATATAAACTGGGTTTTTCAATGCCTCTGGAACAAGCAATGGTGAGAGCTACCCAACTCCAATCAGAAGTCACACTGCTAGAAAG ACTAAATTGCTACCCTACCTCATTGAGCTTGGTGGCTGATGCCAACAGAATcataaaaaatactaatatACAAG GCGCATGA
- the LOC120673740 gene encoding uncharacterized protein LOC120673740 isoform X1: protein MLGELVCRTLVLTWPSAMLDLVDKQETMEETILVGDDLMRGPPSPVIPKEIASHVLEGVELCDGILRNLFLCLQINDIEPFCQDEIVLYQQCAEKRDKEIREQMQDSEYKLGFSMPLEQAMVRATQLQSEVTLLERRMILASGLEGMEGFRQRWSLHGQLEDTRKRLEALNHGIGKRENQSSMREATKSAPAGRRWFFW from the exons ATGCTCGGCGAGCTAGTGTGTCGAACCCTTGTGCTAACATGGCCATCGGCCATGTTAGATTTGG TCGATAAGCAAGAAACAATGGAGGAGACCATCCTTGTTGGTGATGATCTCATGCGAGGGCCACCATCACCTGTCATACCGAAAGAGATTGCATCACATGTCCTTGAAGGTGTTGAGCTTTGTGATGGTATACTAAGGAATCTTTTCTTAT GCCTACAAATAAATGATATTGAGCCATTCTGCCAAGATGAAATTGTGCTATACCAACAATGTGCTGAGAAAAGG GACAAGGAAATAAGAGAACAGATGCAAGATAGTGAATATAAACTGGGTTTTTCAATGCCTCTGGAACAAGCAATGGTGAGAGCTACCCAACTCCAATCAGAAGTCACACTGCTAGAAAG GCGCATGATTCTTGCAAGTGGACTTGAGGGTATGGAAGGATTTCGGCAGAGATGGAGCTTGCACGGACAGCTTGAAGATACAAG AAAAAGACTTGAGGCACTGAACCATGGCATTGGGAAAAGAGAGAACCAAAGTTCTATGCGGGAAGCGACAAAATCAGCTCCAGCTGGGAGGAGGTGGTTCTTTTGGTAG
- the LOC120673740 gene encoding uncharacterized protein LOC120673740 isoform X3: MEETILVGDDLMRGPPSPVIPKEIASHVLEGVELCDGILRNLFLCLQINDIEPFCQDEIVLYQQCAEKRDKEIREQMQDSEYKLGFSMPLEQAMVRATQLQSEVTLLERRMILASGLEGMEGFRQRWSLHGQLEDTRKRLEALNHGIGKRENQSSMREATKSAPAGRRWFFW; this comes from the exons ATGGAGGAGACCATCCTTGTTGGTGATGATCTCATGCGAGGGCCACCATCACCTGTCATACCGAAAGAGATTGCATCACATGTCCTTGAAGGTGTTGAGCTTTGTGATGGTATACTAAGGAATCTTTTCTTAT GCCTACAAATAAATGATATTGAGCCATTCTGCCAAGATGAAATTGTGCTATACCAACAATGTGCTGAGAAAAGG GACAAGGAAATAAGAGAACAGATGCAAGATAGTGAATATAAACTGGGTTTTTCAATGCCTCTGGAACAAGCAATGGTGAGAGCTACCCAACTCCAATCAGAAGTCACACTGCTAGAAAG GCGCATGATTCTTGCAAGTGGACTTGAGGGTATGGAAGGATTTCGGCAGAGATGGAGCTTGCACGGACAGCTTGAAGATACAAG AAAAAGACTTGAGGCACTGAACCATGGCATTGGGAAAAGAGAGAACCAAAGTTCTATGCGGGAAGCGACAAAATCAGCTCCAGCTGGGAGGAGGTGGTTCTTTTGGTAG